TTTACAAATTCAGTTATTTCACCGAGCGTAAGGGAATTTATGTGCCCCGTTCCATCCAGGTTATTCGATTCCCGGAAAAAGAAAGAATTGCACTTTTTTACGAACAACTTCAAATCAATAACACGTTAAAAAACAACCTTTTTAGGTTATCAGTTCCAGAAAACGTATTAGTCATTCGGATGTGATCATGAATGCAATCCAGACACAAAAAATAGCTCTTTCAGCGGTAATTCCCGTCTATAATGAAAAGGAATCGCTGCCGGAATTGTACCGGCAGTTAACCGAGGTACTGGAGAAGGAAGGCTACACCTACGAATTGATTTTTGTGGACGACGGCTCCCGCGACGGCTCGGCGGACGTGCTGGCTTCTCTGGCGGAAAAAGACACGCGTGTGCGGGTGATTCAATTTCAGAAAAACTACGGAAAATCGGCCGCGCTTTCCGTAGGATTTGCAGCAGCAGAAGGGGAAATCGTGGCTACCCTGGATGCCGATTTGCAGGACGACCCCCGCGAAATTCCGGCCCTGATTCAAAAATTGAATGAAGGCGGGTACGATCTGGTTTCCGGTTGGAAGAAAAAACGCCACGACCCCATTAGCAAACGCTGGCCGTCTAAAATTTTTAACTGGGTAACTTCCCGAATTTCGGGAGTGCGGATTCACGACATCAACTGCGGCCTGAAGGTGTACCGAAATTTTGTGGTGAAAAATCTCCACCCCTACGGGGAACTGCACCGGTTTTTGCCCGTTCTGGCTCACCTGGACGGGTTCACCGTGGGCGAAAAAGAGGTGGTCCACCACCCCCGCAAATACGGAAAAAGCAAATTTGGGGTGTCCCGGTTTACGTCCGGCTTTTTCGATCTGCTGACGGTCATGTTCTTGTCCCGATATCTGAAAAAACCGCTGCATCTGTTTGGCGTTCTCGGAATTTTATCGTTTGTCGGCGGCTTTGTGATCGGCGCCTACCTGACGGTTTTGCGGCTCACCGGCCACTGGATCGGCAACCGTCCGCTCCTCTTCCTGGGAATTTTGCTCATGATCATGGGTGTGCAATTTATTTCCATTGGCCTGTTGGGAGAGATGATTACGGCATCTCAAACGCGCAAATCCGCTTACGTTATTCGTCGAACCTTCAACCTAAACCCAACATTCCTGCCCCCGCAAACGCCATGAGACTTGTGATCATCGGACCGGCTCCTCCGTACCGGGGAGGAATTGCCAATTTTGTTACTCAGATGTATTTTCACCTCCGTCAACGCGGCCACACGGTACACATCGTTAATTTTACGCGCCAGTACCCTGATTTTCTCTTTCCGGGCAAAACCCAATATGAACCGGATTCACACACACCGACTGTACCCTCGGTGCGTGTGATTGATTCCGTATGGCCGCCGAGCTGGGTCCGGGCTGCACAGGTTGTTCGCCATTTTCAGCCGGATATTGTGGTGTACAACCACTGGATGCCCTTTTTTGCACCGGCCTACGCCAAAATTGCGGCTTTGCTGCGATTGAAAAAACCCCCGGTGCAAATTTGCCTCTGTCACAATGTGACCCCCCACGAAACGCGCCCCGGTGACCGGTTGTTAAACCGGCTGTTCCTGCGGCAATTAAACGGGCACATTGTGCTCTCGGAGGCGGTGAAAAAGGATTTGGAAACCCTTTTACCCGGTGCCAGAATTCAGAAGGTGCTGCACCCCGTATCCGAAACCTTCGGCGGGACGTGCTCCCGCAAAGAAGCACGACAAAAATTAGGGCTCCCGCAGAAAAAGACTCTCCTGTTGTTTTTCGGTTACGTGCGGCGCTACAAGGGATTGGACCTTTTGTTGAAAGCGTTCGCGCGCCTTGTTCAAGAAAACCAGCCGGTGCACCTTTTGATTGTGGGGGAATTCTACGAACCCAAGAATCAGTTTGAGGTGTTTATCCAAGAAAACGGCCTGAAAGAATTTGTGACCCTTGTAGATGAATTTGTTCCCAATGATCAGGTGGGACTCTATTTCTCGGCAGCGGATGCCGTGGTCATGCCGTACCGTTCAGCCACCCAGAGCGGCATCATTCCCATTGCGTACCAGTTTGAGAGACCGGTAATTACGACAAACGTGGGAGGGCTGCCCGATTTTGTCGAAGAAGGAAAGACGGGTTTTTTGGTGCCTCCGGAAAATCCCGAAGCGCTGGCAGAGGGAATCCGGTTATTTTTGGAGAAAAAAGAAACCATTCCGTTTGAAGAAAACATCCGCCAGTTTCGAAAGAATTTTTCCTGGGAACGGCTGGTGGAGGCAATTGAATCGTTTGTAGGGTAGAAAATAACCTTGCGAAGGTTTCGAAACCTTCGCAAGGTTTAAGGGCTCGGAATAAAAAATGAAAGCACTGATTGTTGCCTACTATTTTCCGCCGGCCGGGGGCTCCGGCGTGCAGCGCACCCTGAAATTTGTGAAGTACCTGCCCGAATTCGGCTGGAAGCCCGTGGTACTCACAGCCCGGAATGCGGATTACCCGTCCTTTGACGAAACCCTGCTCCGGGACGTGCCGAAGGACGTCTCCGTGTACCGCTCCAAAATTGTGGAACCGTACGCGCTGTACCGCAAGCTGACCGGCAAAAAAATGGGAGAGGCCCTGGACGTCTCGCTGCTCACGCTGGGGGAACAGAAGCGGCGCCTGAGTGAGCGGGTTTCCGAGTGGGTGCGGGACACCTTTTTCGTCCCGGACGCTCGCATTGGCTGGCTGCCGTTTGCCGCGGCAACCGGGCAAAAAATCATTCGCAAAGAGGGAATTGACGTTCTCTACACCACGGCACCGCCTTACACCACGCTGCTCATCGGGCTGTGGCTCAAGCGCCTCACCGGCCTGCCCTGGGTGGTGGATTTTCGGGATTCCTGGATCGGCTGGCTCACGGCGCCTCAGTGGCGGCCCGGTCCCTCGCGCCGGCTGGAATTCCGGCTGGAAAAGGCCGTCCTCAAAGAAGCCGACCGGATTCTGGTGGTTTCCGGCGGGGTCAAAGACGACCTGCTCAGCCGCCATCCGGAGCTGGACGACGACCGGTGGGTCTGGCTGCCCAACGGCTACGACGCAGCTGATTTTGTCGGCGTTCCGGTTCCGCCACGCGACCAGCGGCTGACGATCACCTACACGGGATCGCTGTACGGCCCGCGCAATCCCCATTTCCTGCTGGTGGCCCTCAAAGAACTTTTGGCGGAG
The DNA window shown above is from Calditrichota bacterium and carries:
- a CDS encoding glycosyltransferase family 2 protein is translated as MNAIQTQKIALSAVIPVYNEKESLPELYRQLTEVLEKEGYTYELIFVDDGSRDGSADVLASLAEKDTRVRVIQFQKNYGKSAALSVGFAAAEGEIVATLDADLQDDPREIPALIQKLNEGGYDLVSGWKKKRHDPISKRWPSKIFNWVTSRISGVRIHDINCGLKVYRNFVVKNLHPYGELHRFLPVLAHLDGFTVGEKEVVHHPRKYGKSKFGVSRFTSGFFDLLTVMFLSRYLKKPLHLFGVLGILSFVGGFVIGAYLTVLRLTGHWIGNRPLLFLGILLMIMGVQFISIGLLGEMITASQTRKSAYVIRRTFNLNPTFLPPQTP
- a CDS encoding glycosyltransferase, producing MRLVIIGPAPPYRGGIANFVTQMYFHLRQRGHTVHIVNFTRQYPDFLFPGKTQYEPDSHTPTVPSVRVIDSVWPPSWVRAAQVVRHFQPDIVVYNHWMPFFAPAYAKIAALLRLKKPPVQICLCHNVTPHETRPGDRLLNRLFLRQLNGHIVLSEAVKKDLETLLPGARIQKVLHPVSETFGGTCSRKEARQKLGLPQKKTLLLFFGYVRRYKGLDLLLKAFARLVQENQPVHLLIVGEFYEPKNQFEVFIQENGLKEFVTLVDEFVPNDQVGLYFSAADAVVMPYRSATQSGIIPIAYQFERPVITTNVGGLPDFVEEGKTGFLVPPENPEALAEGIRLFLEKKETIPFEENIRQFRKNFSWERLVEAIESFVG
- a CDS encoding glycosyltransferase family 4 protein, yielding MKALIVAYYFPPAGGSGVQRTLKFVKYLPEFGWKPVVLTARNADYPSFDETLLRDVPKDVSVYRSKIVEPYALYRKLTGKKMGEALDVSLLTLGEQKRRLSERVSEWVRDTFFVPDARIGWLPFAAATGQKIIRKEGIDVLYTTAPPYTTLLIGLWLKRLTGLPWVVDFRDSWIGWLTAPQWRPGPSRRLEFRLEKAVLKEADRILVVSGGVKDDLLSRHPELDDDRWVWLPNGYDAADFVGVPVPPRDQRLTITYTGSLYGPRNPHFLLVALKELLAENPALREQLKFKFIGRIAASILEELQQPEFEGIFETQAYLTHRESVGHLLASDVSLLIIDDAPVNRGILTGKLFEYIGARRPILALAPEGDAAALIRRHKLGIVVHPKDVPGIKRELLHLLKKWQAGTLKPEAPEEAISRFDRRELTRELAQIFEDVYGPNEQETHKED